The proteins below are encoded in one region of Bacteroides uniformis:
- a CDS encoding arsenate reductase/protein-tyrosine-phosphatase family protein has translation MDILLISNEDTCRSRIAQELLHAFGRGMNISTAGIMEGNCVPDAVCNVMEQNGFSVSRKKPSGVGTYTHRSWDYVITLCKEAGEELKFITLDAKQQVHFDFEDPFKNRFQNESEQEKQVASLYETMYRRLYEFYRDELSEQLLPRCTCGANTYCRCE, from the coding sequence ATGGATATACTGTTAATAAGTAATGAAGATACGTGCCGCAGCCGTATCGCGCAGGAACTCCTGCATGCATTTGGCAGGGGAATGAATATCTCTACGGCAGGAATTATGGAGGGGAACTGCGTTCCCGATGCCGTGTGCAATGTGATGGAACAGAATGGTTTCAGCGTGTCTCGCAAGAAACCGTCTGGTGTCGGGACCTATACGCACCGGTCGTGGGACTACGTGATTACCCTATGTAAAGAAGCCGGAGAAGAACTGAAGTTTATCACTCTGGATGCCAAGCAGCAGGTGCATTTTGATTTTGAAGATCCCTTTAAAAATCGTTTTCAAAATGAAAGTGAGCAGGAGAAACAAGTTGCCTCACTCTATGAAACCATGTACCGGCGGCTGTATGAATTTTACCGCGATGAACTGAGTGAGCAGCTGTTGCCTCGTTGTACGTGCGGTGCAAACACCTATTGCCGTTGTGAATAG
- the msrA gene encoding peptide-methionine (S)-S-oxide reductase MsrA → MKPMKEIYLAGGCFWGTEHFLKQIEGVEATQVGYANGNIANPTYQQVCTGTTDFAETVKVQYDPDEVDLPFLIDLYFKTIDPTSLNKQGGDRGTQYRTGIYYTDTADLPVIRETVDRLAANYSRPLVVEIEPLKNFYLAEDYHQDYLDKNPGGYCHINPTLFDLARKAKMKKEGDGEYLNLEK, encoded by the coding sequence ATGAAACCAATGAAAGAGATTTATCTGGCAGGAGGATGTTTTTGGGGTACCGAACATTTCCTGAAACAAATAGAAGGTGTGGAGGCTACCCAGGTGGGATATGCCAATGGAAATATAGCCAATCCTACCTATCAGCAGGTATGTACCGGTACCACGGACTTTGCCGAAACCGTAAAAGTACAGTATGATCCCGATGAGGTGGACTTGCCTTTCCTTATCGACCTTTATTTCAAAACGATTGACCCTACCAGCCTCAATAAGCAAGGGGGGGATAGAGGTACACAGTATCGCACGGGTATCTATTATACGGATACCGCCGACCTGCCCGTTATTCGTGAAACCGTTGACCGGCTGGCTGCCAACTACTCCCGTCCGTTGGTTGTAGAGATAGAGCCTTTGAAGAACTTCTATCTCGCCGAAGATTATCATCAAGACTATCTGGACAAAAATCCTGGTGGATATTGCCACATTAACCCCACCTTGTTCGACCTGGCACGTAAAGCGAAGATGAAGAAAGAAGGAGATGGCGAGTATTTAAACCTGGAAAAGTAA
- the asnA gene encoding aspartate--ammonia ligase: protein MSYLITPEGYKPLLDLKQTELGIKQIKEFFQLNLSSELRLRRVTAPLFVLKGMGINDDLNGVERAVTFPIKDLGDAKAEVVHSLAKWKRLTLAEYHIEPGYGIYTDMNAIRADEELGNLHSLYVDQWDWERVITAEDRNVEFLKEIVTRIYAAMVRTEYMVYEMYPQIKPCLPQKLHFIHAEELRQLYPDLEPKCREHAICKKYGAVFIIGIGCKLSDGKKHDGRAPDYDDYTSKGLNDLPGLNGDLLLWDHILQRSIELSSMGIRVDKEALLRQLKEEGEEERLELYFHKRLMNDTLPLSIGGGIGQSRLCMFYLRKAHIGEIQASIWPEDMRKECKEHNIHLI, encoded by the coding sequence ATGAGCTACCTGATAACACCTGAAGGTTACAAACCTTTATTGGACCTAAAACAGACTGAATTAGGGATTAAACAAATTAAAGAGTTCTTCCAATTGAACCTCTCTTCCGAACTGCGCCTGCGACGTGTGACAGCTCCACTGTTCGTATTGAAAGGAATGGGTATCAATGACGACCTCAATGGAGTGGAACGTGCCGTAACTTTCCCTATCAAAGATTTGGGCGACGCCAAAGCTGAAGTGGTGCACTCCCTCGCCAAATGGAAACGCCTCACGCTTGCCGAATACCATATCGAACCGGGATATGGCATCTACACAGACATGAATGCCATCCGTGCCGATGAAGAACTGGGCAATCTGCATTCCCTTTATGTAGACCAGTGGGACTGGGAACGCGTCATTACTGCCGAAGACCGCAATGTGGAATTCCTCAAGGAGATAGTAACCCGTATCTATGCAGCTATGGTGCGCACAGAATATATGGTATATGAGATGTATCCGCAAATCAAGCCTTGCCTGCCCCAGAAACTTCACTTTATCCATGCCGAAGAATTGCGCCAACTGTATCCGGACTTGGAACCCAAATGCCGCGAACATGCCATTTGCAAGAAATACGGTGCAGTGTTCATCATCGGTATCGGATGCAAGCTGAGCGACGGCAAGAAGCACGACGGACGCGCCCCGGACTACGACGACTATACCAGCAAAGGGCTGAACGACCTCCCCGGACTGAACGGTGACCTCCTGCTATGGGACCACATCCTGCAACGCAGCATCGAACTTTCCTCCATGGGTATCCGCGTAGACAAGGAAGCCCTGCTTCGCCAGCTCAAAGAGGAAGGCGAAGAGGAACGCCTGGAACTTTACTTCCACAAACGCTTGATGAATGATACACTGCCGCTTTCCATCGGTGGCGGTATAGGGCAGTCCCGCCTCTGTATGTTCTATCTGCGCAAGGCGCATATCGGTGAGATACAAGCCAGTATCTGGCCGGAAGATATGCGCAAAGAGTGCAAGGAACACAATATACACCTGATTTGA
- the ung gene encoding uracil-DNA glycosylase, with amino-acid sequence MNVQIEESWKAHLQPEFEKDYFRTLTDFVRDEYGKYAIYPPGKLIFNAFNLCPFDKVKVVIIGQDPYHGPGQAHGLCFSVNDGVPFPPSLLNIFKEIKNDIGTDAPTTGNLTRWAEQGILLLNATLTVRAHQAGSHQNRGWETFTDAAIRILAEEKEHLVFILWGAYAQRKGAFIDRSRHLVLTSAHPSPLSAYNGFFGNKHFSKTNEYLREHGETEIIW; translated from the coding sequence ATGAATGTTCAAATAGAAGAAAGCTGGAAAGCACATCTGCAACCTGAATTTGAGAAAGATTATTTCCGTACATTGACTGATTTTGTACGGGACGAATATGGGAAATATGCAATATATCCTCCGGGAAAGCTGATATTCAATGCATTCAACCTATGCCCTTTTGACAAAGTAAAAGTCGTGATAATCGGTCAAGACCCCTATCATGGTCCGGGACAAGCACACGGACTTTGTTTCTCCGTAAATGACGGTGTTCCTTTCCCTCCTTCCTTACTTAATATTTTCAAGGAAATAAAAAATGACATTGGCACTGATGCCCCCACTACCGGCAATCTGACACGCTGGGCAGAGCAAGGCATATTGCTGCTCAATGCTACCCTCACCGTACGTGCACACCAAGCCGGTTCTCACCAAAACCGAGGTTGGGAAACATTTACAGATGCGGCTATCCGCATTCTCGCCGAAGAAAAAGAGCATCTTGTATTTATTCTTTGGGGAGCCTACGCCCAACGTAAAGGGGCATTCATCGACCGTAGCCGACATCTGGTACTTACCTCGGCACATCCATCTCCCCTATCCGCTTATAACGGCTTCTTCGGGAACAAGCATTTCAGCAAAACAAACGAGTATTTGCGGGAACATGGAGAGACGGAAATAATTTGGTAA
- a CDS encoding putative LPS assembly protein LptD: MTPLKANTFISFILLFVLLLLSGGAASQRRRAKVAPPNIQRTDTLQVGDSLQMGDSLQGGKGLPADSLQQDTVAAAPPKKDALDAPVAYEANDSIVFTQSGFAHLYGQGKVSYPGADLEADVISMDMDNSTVFARGVVDSVGTAKGRPVFKDGDTSYETDTIRYNFKSKRGLISNVVSQQGEGYVTGNNAKKGNNDELYMRSGRYTTCDHHDHPHFYMQMTYAKVRPKKNVVTGPAYLVVEDVPLPLAVPFFFFPFSSSYQSGFLMPTYMDDSNRGFGLTDGGYYFAISDQMDLKLRADIFTKGSWALNMESNYVKRYKYSGLLQASYQVTKTGDKGLPDYSVAKDFKVVWSHRQDPKASPNSTFSASVNFATSSYERTNIGNMYNSQAMSQNTKTSSVSYSRNFPDQHLSISASGNIAQTMRDSSIAVTLPDMTISLSTIFPFKRKHAVGDEKWYEKISVRYTGRVKNSIKTKDNLLFKKNLIRDWENGMQHEIPVSATFTLFKYFNVTPTVNYTERWYTRKVKKDWDDEQGKEVNDTTYGFHRVYDYSASLGINTKVYGMYKPLFMKKKEIQIRHVITPSISFSAAPDFTSSRFGYYDSYIKDQNGIRDTVQYSYYAGQVFSPPSGGKQGLISFNISNNLEMKFKDKNDSIRKVSLIDDLSMGISYNTAAQVRPWSDLSFNLRLKLSKSYTLSMSSTFATYAYEFDENGRVVPGNRTEWSYGRFGRWSGYGTSFSWTVNNDSWKKIRNFFTGQKDDEEQGQDQNASTEEDGDMEGETTEDGTPKKKKEKAAADADGYQVFKMPWSINFSTGFNITEDTSKPINRKNMRYPYKFSLNSLNINGNVKLTNKWAVSFNSGYDFNAKEITQTAFNITRDLHCFSMTAAISPFGRWKYYNFTIRANASILQDLKWEQRSQTQSNIQWY; encoded by the coding sequence ATGACGCCATTGAAAGCAAATACATTCATATCATTCATACTACTATTCGTCTTGCTTCTTCTCTCCGGTGGGGCTGCTTCTCAGCGCCGTAGAGCGAAGGTCGCGCCTCCGAATATTCAGCGGACAGACACGTTGCAGGTAGGGGATAGTTTGCAGATGGGAGACTCCCTGCAAGGGGGAAAGGGGCTTCCTGCCGATTCGTTGCAACAAGATACGGTAGCGGCTGCGCCTCCCAAGAAGGATGCATTGGATGCTCCCGTAGCCTACGAAGCCAATGACTCCATTGTATTTACGCAGAGTGGCTTTGCCCATCTTTACGGCCAGGGAAAGGTGAGTTATCCGGGTGCTGACCTGGAGGCTGATGTCATCTCTATGGATATGGACAACAGTACGGTTTTTGCCCGTGGCGTGGTCGATTCTGTAGGAACAGCCAAGGGAAGACCGGTCTTCAAAGACGGGGACACCTCCTACGAAACCGATACTATCCGTTATAACTTCAAGAGTAAAAGAGGTCTTATCAGCAATGTTGTCAGCCAGCAGGGCGAGGGATACGTGACCGGTAATAATGCCAAGAAAGGGAATAATGATGAACTCTATATGAGGAGCGGTCGTTACACGACTTGTGACCATCATGACCACCCCCATTTTTATATGCAGATGACTTATGCCAAGGTACGTCCGAAAAAGAACGTGGTGACGGGACCTGCCTATCTGGTAGTAGAGGATGTGCCGCTTCCGCTTGCCGTTCCATTTTTCTTTTTCCCGTTTTCTAGCAGTTACCAGTCCGGTTTTCTGATGCCTACCTATATGGATGACTCCAATCGTGGCTTCGGTCTGACGGACGGTGGATATTACTTCGCCATCAGTGACCAAATGGACTTGAAGCTGCGGGCGGATATCTTCACGAAAGGTTCTTGGGCGCTGAATATGGAGTCGAACTATGTGAAGCGTTACAAATATTCCGGTTTGCTGCAGGCAAGCTATCAGGTGACCAAGACCGGTGACAAAGGCTTGCCCGACTACTCGGTTGCCAAAGACTTCAAGGTGGTGTGGTCTCACCGGCAGGACCCGAAAGCGAGTCCGAATTCTACCTTTTCTGCCAGTGTGAACTTTGCTACCAGTAGTTATGAGCGTACCAATATCGGCAATATGTACAACTCCCAGGCAATGTCGCAGAATACCAAGACTTCCAGTGTCAGCTATTCGCGTAACTTTCCCGACCAGCATCTGAGCATCTCCGCTTCAGGTAATATTGCCCAGACCATGCGCGACTCCTCTATCGCGGTGACTTTACCGGACATGACCATTTCCTTGAGTACCATTTTCCCTTTCAAGCGCAAACATGCAGTGGGAGATGAAAAGTGGTATGAGAAGATTTCCGTTCGCTATACTGGCCGTGTGAAGAACAGTATCAAGACGAAGGACAATCTGTTGTTCAAGAAGAACCTGATACGCGATTGGGAGAACGGTATGCAGCATGAGATTCCGGTAAGTGCCACGTTTACTTTGTTCAAGTACTTCAATGTGACGCCTACCGTAAACTATACGGAGCGTTGGTACACCCGCAAGGTGAAGAAGGACTGGGACGATGAGCAAGGCAAGGAGGTGAATGATACGACCTACGGTTTTCACCGTGTATACGACTACAGTGCCAGTCTGGGTATCAATACCAAAGTTTATGGTATGTACAAGCCATTGTTTATGAAGAAGAAGGAGATACAGATACGTCACGTCATCACTCCCTCCATCAGTTTCAGCGCTGCACCCGATTTCACTTCGTCCCGTTTTGGCTATTATGACTCTTATATAAAAGACCAGAACGGCATTCGCGATACCGTGCAGTATTCCTATTATGCCGGTCAGGTGTTCAGTCCGCCAAGTGGAGGAAAGCAGGGGCTTATCAGTTTCAATATCTCCAATAACCTTGAAATGAAGTTCAAGGATAAGAATGACTCTATCCGCAAGGTGAGCCTGATTGACGATTTGAGTATGGGTATCAGTTACAACACGGCTGCCCAGGTGCGTCCTTGGAGTGACTTGAGCTTTAATCTCCGTCTGAAGTTGAGCAAGAGTTATACGTTGAGTATGAGCTCTACCTTTGCCACTTATGCTTACGAGTTTGATGAGAACGGAAGGGTGGTGCCCGGTAACCGTACGGAATGGTCGTATGGCCGTTTCGGTCGTTGGTCGGGATATGGTACGTCGTTCAGTTGGACCGTGAACAATGATTCGTGGAAGAAAATAAGGAACTTCTTCACCGGTCAGAAGGATGACGAGGAGCAGGGCCAAGACCAGAATGCCTCGACGGAGGAAGACGGTGACATGGAGGGGGAAACTACCGAGGACGGCACTCCGAAGAAGAAGAAGGAAAAGGCTGCTGCCGATGCTGACGGCTATCAGGTATTCAAGATGCCTTGGTCTATCAACTTCAGTACCGGTTTCAATATTACGGAAGACACCAGTAAGCCCATTAATCGTAAGAACATGCGCTATCCGTACAAATTCAGCCTGAATTCCCTTAATATAAACGGTAACGTCAAGCTTACCAATAAATGGGCTGTCAGCTTCAATTCCGGTTATGACTTCAATGCGAAGGAGATAACGCAGACCGCTTTCAACATCACACGTGACCTGCACTGTTTCAGCATGACGGCTGCCATATCACCTTTCGGACGCTGGAAATACTATAACTTTACCATCCGTGCCAATGCAAGTATCCTGCAAGACTTGAAATGGGAACAGAGAAGCCAGACTCAGAGTAATATTCAGTGGTATTGA
- a CDS encoding HD domain-containing protein — protein MNPIDIINKYYPEENELRHILLTHSRSVADKSLWIADRHPELSLDKDFLYEAAMLHDIGIFLTDAAGIHCFGDKPYICHGYLGADLIRGEGYPRHALVCERHTGAGLSLEGIIAQDLPVPHREMVPVSLEEQAICFADKFYSKTHLEKEKSVEKARKSLERYGEEGVRRFDNWCEQFL, from the coding sequence ATGAATCCGATAGATATCATTAACAAATATTATCCGGAAGAGAATGAGTTGCGGCATATACTGTTGACGCACAGCCGTTCCGTAGCCGACAAGTCGTTATGGATTGCCGACCGCCATCCGGAACTTTCATTGGATAAGGATTTTCTGTACGAGGCTGCCATGCTGCACGATATAGGCATTTTTCTTACAGATGCGGCAGGTATCCATTGTTTTGGCGACAAGCCTTATATCTGTCACGGTTATTTGGGAGCCGACCTGATACGCGGCGAAGGCTATCCCCGCCATGCTTTGGTTTGTGAACGCCATACGGGTGCCGGACTTTCATTGGAGGGAATCATTGCGCAGGATTTGCCCGTACCGCATCGTGAAATGGTTCCGGTCAGCTTGGAAGAACAAGCTATCTGTTTTGCCGATAAGTTTTATTCAAAAACTCATTTGGAAAAGGAGAAAAGTGTAGAAAAAGCCCGAAAAAGTTTGGAACGTTATGGTGAAGAAGGGGTACGGCGCTTTGATAATTGGTGCGAACAGTTCTTGTAG